Proteins co-encoded in one Gracilimonas sp. genomic window:
- the mreC gene encoding rod shape-determining protein MreC: MRFRSFNLSDAKDYIVTALILVFALAIMIGRHQGGIDTLRKISVTGLSLLEEPLANIRVYRQALNTNTYLQRQNILLQDELSRLRSIEQENRELRRLLGYRERSQFELAPVSIVGKQLTGSNNILTIDAGSSDGLEDGMPLVTSDGLIGKIVLTGTYYSQVMPYYNSLFRVSARIQENQAHGIVSWPGEIYGELVMDFVPKTIPIDSGYVVETSGNSNQFPGGIPIGRVIRSEPEPGRETQRIYLEPFVILADIAQGFVIEFQPDTSIVNLQQDYNQLFE, translated from the coding sequence ATGCGATTTAGATCATTCAATTTAAGTGATGCTAAAGATTACATAGTTACCGCTCTTATCCTGGTTTTTGCCTTAGCCATAATGATTGGCAGGCATCAGGGCGGCATTGATACCCTGCGAAAAATTTCCGTGACGGGCCTGAGTTTGCTCGAAGAACCTTTGGCTAACATCAGGGTTTACCGCCAAGCCCTCAACACTAACACCTACCTGCAGCGCCAGAATATTTTATTGCAGGATGAACTGAGCCGGCTCCGGTCCATTGAGCAAGAGAATCGTGAGCTTCGACGTCTTCTGGGATACAGAGAGCGTAGTCAGTTTGAATTAGCTCCTGTTTCTATTGTTGGGAAGCAGTTAACAGGATCAAATAATATCCTGACCATTGATGCCGGAAGTTCTGATGGATTAGAAGACGGAATGCCCCTTGTTACTTCTGATGGATTGATCGGAAAAATTGTACTCACCGGAACTTACTACTCACAGGTGATGCCCTATTATAATTCTTTATTCAGGGTAAGTGCACGCATTCAGGAGAATCAGGCTCATGGTATTGTGAGCTGGCCGGGTGAAATATATGGTGAACTTGTGATGGACTTTGTACCCAAGACCATTCCTATTGACAGTGGCTATGTGGTGGAAACATCAGGAAACAGCAACCAATTTCCTGGTGGAATTCCTATAGGAAGGGTAATCCGGTCTGAGCCGGAACCTGGACGTGAAACCCAACGCATTTATTTAGAACCCTTTGTGATACTGGCTGATATTGCACAGGGCTTTGTCATCGAATTTCAGCCTGATACGAGTATCGTAAACCTTCAACAAGATTATAACCAGCTTTTTGAATGA
- the mreD gene encoding rod shape-determining protein MreD yields the protein MSAETLKDFLIGLCFILAEVLIFQHLSLFGATPDPLILYLLWLAMKYDRIKLVLFAASLGLVQDALFDFWGLHMFAKTLMCFAFFNFVNQRKEGRLLLWQIFLVITAAAVFHNLIFLGLSSFIEAYTTGFSPIIFILGNSLYTALLGAMLFIFKGN from the coding sequence ATGAGTGCAGAAACCCTAAAAGACTTTTTGATTGGCTTATGCTTCATTCTGGCTGAAGTACTCATTTTTCAGCACCTGAGCTTATTTGGAGCCACTCCCGACCCGCTGATTCTTTACCTGCTTTGGCTGGCCATGAAATACGATCGCATTAAGCTGGTGTTATTTGCTGCCTCACTTGGCCTGGTACAGGATGCCCTTTTTGACTTTTGGGGATTACACATGTTTGCCAAAACGCTGATGTGTTTTGCATTCTTTAATTTCGTGAACCAAAGAAAAGAAGGGCGTTTATTATTGTGGCAGATTTTCCTTGTTATCACTGCGGCGGCTGTTTTCCATAACCTGATTTTCCTTGGATTAAGCAGCTTCATTGAGGCTTATACAACCGGATTTAGTCCTATAATTTTTATCCTTGGAAACAGTTTATATACAGCACTGTTGGGAGCCATGCTTTTCATTTTTAAAGGAAATTAG
- a CDS encoding AI-2E family transporter — MGNITLERVVKFILGAAAIAVALLILYNYSTLVVFLILAMILSYILDPFANRLQSAGLNRTFGITLILATVILILVFISTSVIPIIANQMAELTAQLSIENIRRIAVQVENQLTNKFEFLPDGFLEENITAVLNELFNVNQISTIVSDALSIFTNIFSAVLVVPFAAFFFLKDGSKIRRDLLQLVPNKYFETTLTVIDKIEKRLGLYFRSVLFQSFLVALSSWTTLSVAGLDNAMSVGIAVGLANTIPYFGPILGYFLSIIVSIIETGNFSLVAACILAIFVVQMLDNIVFQPMLFSRSADMHPVAILFIILIGAETAGIIGMLVAIPIATVVKITITQVSWSFNNYQVFRRDISQSTGPPG; from the coding sequence ATGGGAAATATCACATTAGAACGGGTAGTAAAATTCATTCTCGGAGCAGCGGCAATAGCTGTGGCACTGCTCATTCTATACAATTATTCTACCCTGGTTGTGTTCCTGATCCTGGCAATGATACTCAGCTACATCCTTGATCCATTTGCCAACCGGTTGCAATCAGCAGGGCTGAACCGGACGTTTGGAATTACACTGATACTGGCCACCGTAATCCTGATTCTTGTTTTTATTTCCACCAGCGTTATCCCGATTATCGCTAACCAAATGGCGGAACTAACCGCACAACTCAGTATTGAAAACATCCGCCGGATTGCGGTACAGGTTGAAAATCAGCTTACCAATAAATTTGAGTTTCTGCCTGACGGCTTCCTGGAAGAAAATATAACCGCAGTACTTAATGAGCTGTTTAATGTAAATCAGATTTCAACCATTGTAAGCGACGCCCTCAGTATTTTTACCAATATTTTTTCGGCTGTATTAGTAGTGCCTTTTGCTGCTTTCTTTTTTCTTAAAGACGGAAGTAAAATCCGCCGTGACCTCCTTCAGTTGGTCCCGAATAAGTATTTCGAGACCACACTCACCGTTATAGACAAAATTGAAAAACGTCTTGGCCTTTATTTTCGAAGCGTACTTTTCCAAAGTTTTCTGGTCGCCCTGTCTTCGTGGACTACACTGAGCGTTGCCGGATTGGATAACGCAATGTCGGTGGGGATTGCGGTCGGGCTGGCAAATACCATCCCCTACTTCGGACCTATCCTGGGATATTTTCTTTCCATCATCGTATCCATAATTGAAACCGGCAACTTCTCTTTAGTGGCAGCCTGTATCCTGGCCATATTTGTAGTTCAGATGTTGGACAACATTGTATTTCAACCCATGCTCTTCTCACGATCGGCCGACATGCATCCGGTTGCCATCCTGTTTATTATTCTGATTGGTGCTGAAACGGCAGGAATTATCGGGATGCTGGTTGCCATACCTATAGCTACAGTTGTAAAAATCACCATTACCCAGGTAAGCTGGAGCTTCAACAATTACCAGGTATTCAGGCGCGATATTTCTCAATCAACCGGTCCGCCTGGTTAG
- the purN gene encoding phosphoribosylglycinamide formyltransferase: MKNIVVFASGSGTNFQSIIDAIQRGELSARISGLITNKPGIGAIERAEKNDIPVKVINPEEPGSEQDYEEALLRQLEAWDADLIALAGYLKKIPSSVIKMYSNRILNIHPSLLPKFGGKGFYGSNVHKAVLEAGETESGCTVHIVTEEFDEGPILAQIKVPVHENDTPEDLAKRVLKEEHRLYPQTIQKHIQNL, translated from the coding sequence TTGAAGAATATTGTTGTTTTTGCCTCCGGTTCGGGCACCAATTTCCAGTCAATAATAGACGCTATTCAGCGTGGCGAGCTTTCTGCCCGTATCAGCGGCCTGATAACTAACAAACCCGGAATCGGCGCCATTGAACGTGCCGAAAAAAACGACATCCCCGTAAAGGTTATCAATCCTGAAGAACCTGGCTCTGAGCAGGATTATGAAGAAGCACTGTTGCGACAATTAGAAGCCTGGGATGCAGACCTGATAGCTTTAGCCGGTTATTTGAAGAAAATTCCTTCCTCTGTCATCAAGATGTATTCCAACCGAATTCTGAATATTCACCCGTCCTTACTTCCAAAGTTTGGAGGTAAAGGGTTTTATGGTTCCAATGTACATAAAGCAGTACTTGAAGCCGGGGAAACTGAATCGGGTTGCACCGTCCATATTGTCACCGAAGAATTTGATGAAGGCCCTATTCTTGCCCAAATCAAAGTTCCGGTTCATGAAAACGATACTCCGGAAGATTTAGCTAAACGAGTATTAAAGGAAGAGCATCGACTCTATCCCCAAACCATACAGAAGCACATACAAAACTTATAA
- the purH gene encoding bifunctional phosphoribosylaminoimidazolecarboxamide formyltransferase/IMP cyclohydrolase: MALKPLSSLPKTPLKINRALLSVSDKTGLSELAKALHIAGVEIISTGGTAKAIEAEGIPVKDVSEVTGFQECLDGRVKTLHPMVHGGILARTSHEPDVNEIKDLGITPIDLVVVNLYPFKNKVAEPDVTAADATEFIDIGGPTMIRAAAKNFAHVSILSSPDHYADFIEELEEKMAISFEKRQKLAKAAFAHTADYDSAIANYFTGLIEEEPARQFNTSLPLSQELRYGENPHQKAAVYGSQDDFIDCFHGKQLSYNNYLDVDAALNIISDFDKDEPACAIIKHTIPSGVGVADNLTEAYKKAFSTDRVSPFGGIVVVNQQMDIDTVKAIDEIFTEIIIAPDFSDEALELLQQKKNRRLIRIKKSVREVQASSFRSIFGGLLNQDADLAPANPDDFEIVSKRKPTDQEMKDLLFSWKVVRHIKSNAIVYAKDGRTLGIGSGQTSRVDSSEIAVAKANKEGLDLSGSAIASDAFFPFADGVEAAAKAGAKAVIQPGGSIRDEEVIAKADEYDMAMIFTGKRHFKH, encoded by the coding sequence GTGGCTCTTAAACCTCTCTCATCCCTTCCTAAAACACCTCTTAAAATCAACCGCGCACTGCTTTCTGTTTCTGACAAAACCGGTCTATCAGAACTTGCCAAAGCCCTTCATATTGCCGGTGTAGAAATTATATCAACAGGTGGCACGGCCAAAGCTATTGAAGCAGAAGGAATTCCGGTTAAAGATGTTTCCGAGGTTACCGGGTTTCAGGAGTGCCTGGATGGTCGGGTTAAAACCTTGCATCCTATGGTTCATGGAGGAATTTTAGCCCGTACTTCTCACGAGCCGGATGTGAATGAAATCAAAGATCTGGGAATCACTCCCATCGATTTGGTAGTTGTGAACCTTTACCCCTTCAAAAATAAAGTTGCTGAACCTGATGTTACTGCTGCCGATGCAACAGAATTTATTGACATCGGCGGACCAACCATGATCCGGGCGGCAGCCAAAAACTTTGCCCATGTTTCTATTCTGAGTTCTCCCGATCATTACGCTGATTTTATCGAGGAGCTGGAAGAAAAGATGGCGATTTCTTTTGAGAAGCGTCAAAAACTGGCCAAAGCTGCTTTTGCTCACACGGCAGATTATGACAGTGCCATTGCCAACTATTTTACGGGTTTGATTGAGGAAGAGCCTGCCCGGCAATTCAATACCTCCCTCCCGCTTTCACAGGAACTCAGGTATGGAGAAAACCCTCATCAAAAAGCGGCCGTTTATGGAAGTCAGGATGATTTTATTGATTGTTTTCATGGCAAGCAGCTTAGTTACAACAATTACCTGGATGTAGATGCCGCACTTAACATCATTTCCGATTTCGATAAGGATGAGCCCGCCTGTGCCATTATCAAGCATACCATTCCAAGCGGCGTGGGCGTGGCCGACAACCTGACCGAAGCCTATAAGAAAGCCTTCAGCACCGATAGGGTTTCTCCTTTCGGAGGCATCGTTGTTGTAAACCAGCAAATGGATATTGATACAGTAAAAGCCATTGATGAGATTTTTACTGAAATTATCATAGCCCCCGACTTTTCGGATGAAGCTCTGGAATTGCTACAGCAGAAAAAAAACAGGCGATTAATCAGGATCAAAAAGTCAGTTCGTGAAGTACAAGCTTCATCATTCCGGTCTATTTTTGGAGGATTGCTGAATCAGGATGCTGACTTGGCCCCTGCAAATCCGGATGATTTTGAAATTGTGAGTAAGCGAAAACCAACAGACCAGGAAATGAAAGACCTGCTTTTTTCATGGAAAGTAGTTCGTCATATCAAGTCTAATGCCATCGTATATGCTAAGGACGGTCGCACTTTGGGAATCGGCTCAGGACAAACAAGTCGGGTTGATTCTTCGGAAATTGCTGTTGCCAAAGCCAATAAAGAAGGACTGGATTTAAGCGGATCGGCTATAGCCTCGGATGCTTTTTTCCCTTTTGCAGATGGTGTTGAAGCAGCTGCTAAAGCCGGGGCTAAAGCAGTGATTCAACCGGGAGGCAGTATCCGAGATGAAGAAGTAATTGCCAAAGCAGATGAATATGACATGGCTATGATCTTCACCGGAAAACGTCACTTTAAGCACTGA
- a CDS encoding rod shape-determining protein, whose translation MSDSSGANPSQSSKKQAQKGFLDFLYTDIAIDLGTANTLIYSRGEGIVLNEPSIVALNQQNVPVATGHQARLMHEKTHNKIRTVRPLRDGVIADFEVAEQMIRGMIKKVKMKWYSTTRQMVICVPSGITEVERRAVRDSAEHAGAKEVYLVDEPMAAAIGIGLDVHEPVGSMIVDIGGGTTEIAVIALSGIVYAQSVRLGGDELNEDIINYFRRNHNLLIGERTAEKIKCEIGSAAPLDEELEMITKGRDLVNGVPRTRHITSKDAREAIAESVNTIVESITKSLEQTPPELSADILDRGIMLTGGGALLKNLDKLIMETTDLPVHIAEDPLTAVVRGTGAILENLEYYRPVIS comes from the coding sequence ATGTCAGATTCCAGCGGAGCAAACCCTTCACAGTCTTCAAAAAAACAAGCTCAGAAGGGCTTTTTAGATTTTCTTTACACCGATATAGCAATTGACTTAGGAACCGCAAACACGTTGATCTACTCTCGGGGAGAAGGTATTGTCTTAAATGAGCCTTCTATTGTTGCTCTCAATCAACAGAATGTTCCTGTTGCTACAGGACATCAGGCGAGATTGATGCACGAGAAAACGCACAACAAAATCAGAACCGTACGCCCGTTAAGAGATGGCGTTATTGCTGATTTTGAAGTTGCCGAGCAGATGATCCGTGGGATGATCAAGAAAGTGAAGATGAAGTGGTATTCCACCACCCGACAAATGGTTATTTGTGTACCCAGCGGAATTACGGAAGTTGAACGCCGTGCCGTACGAGACAGCGCCGAACATGCCGGGGCCAAAGAAGTTTATCTTGTGGATGAACCCATGGCCGCTGCAATCGGAATCGGACTGGATGTTCATGAGCCGGTGGGAAGTATGATCGTGGATATCGGTGGTGGTACTACAGAAATTGCCGTAATTGCGCTATCAGGAATTGTTTATGCGCAGTCGGTTCGTTTAGGCGGTGATGAACTCAACGAAGACATCATTAACTACTTCCGAAGAAATCATAACCTCTTGATTGGTGAGCGAACGGCCGAAAAAATTAAATGTGAGATTGGTTCAGCCGCTCCTCTTGATGAAGAGCTGGAGATGATTACCAAAGGTCGTGACCTTGTAAACGGGGTTCCAAGAACACGTCACATTACTTCCAAAGATGCCCGCGAAGCTATAGCGGAATCGGTAAACACCATTGTTGAGTCGATTACAAAATCTCTGGAGCAAACTCCTCCTGAACTGTCGGCCGATATTCTGGATCGCGGAATTATGCTGACCGGAGGCGGAGCCTTGTTAAAGAATCTGGATAAACTGATCATGGAAACAACCGATCTTCCTGTCCACATTGCAGAAGATCCATTAACAGCCGTAGTTCGCGGAACCGGTGCCATACTTGAAAATCTCGAATATTACCGTCCGGTAATTTCCTAA